One segment of Panulirus ornatus isolate Po-2019 chromosome 35, ASM3632096v1, whole genome shotgun sequence DNA contains the following:
- the LOC139760151 gene encoding uncharacterized protein isoform X3: MRASVSWYGCCILLMMAHDPGQAGVTHTPPTPTAAPDRCRKCPYFLSTPTHITTPVGAAANLTCGVRTLGDRKVSWIRRRDLHVLTTDSFTYTTDTRFRAVHAKSSPYWVLSVSSPSVSDSGVYECQVSAQPKIFKRFTLDVIEPEARILGSDAVYMRAGSDLNITCIISGATPKTASVTWYHVPTGLDETPAAMQPHRQATDAPPPAAPLGSSSSSSSSSAGAPSSVVSSTRALVLISLLRLFFKIIYFPRDCGWLCSCNPLP, from the exons CAGGCGTGACGCACACGCCGCCCACACCAACCGCCGCCCCCGACCGCTGCCGCAAGTGCCCCTACTTCCTGTCCACGCCCACGCACATCACCACGCCCGTGGGCGCCGCAGCCAACCTGACCTGCGGCGTGAGGACGTTAGGGGACCGCAAG GTGTCGTGGATCCGTCGCCGGGACCTGCACGTCCTGACCACCGACTCCTTCACGTACACCACGGACACCCGCTTCCGAGCCGTGCACGCCAAGTCCTCGCCCTACTGGGTCCTGAGCGTCTCCAGCCCCTCCGTCAGCGACTCCGGCGTGTACGAGTGCCAGGTGTCCGCGCAGCCCAAGATCTTCAAACGCTTCACTCTTGACGTGATAG AGCCAGAGGCCAGGATCCTGGGGTCAGATGCCGTGTATATGAGAGCTGGCAGTGACCTCAACATCACCTGCATCATCTCGGGAGCCACGCCCAAGACCGCCTCCGTCACCTGGTACCACGTCCCCACCGGCTTGg ACGAGACCCCAGCAGCTATGCAGCCTCATCGTCAGGCAACGgacgcccctcctcctgctgctcctcttggttcgtcgtcgtcttcgtcgtcgtcgtcggcagGAGCCCCCAGCAGCGTCGTGTCGTCCACTCGGGCCCTCGTACTTATTTCTCTACTGAGACTATTTTTCAAGATAATATATTTCCCCAGAGACTGTGGTTGGCTGTGTTCCTGCAACCCTCTACCCTGA
- the LOC139760151 gene encoding uncharacterized protein isoform X2, translating to MRASVSWYGCCILLMMAHDPGQGVTHTPPTPTAAPDRCRKCPYFLSTPTHITTPVGAAANLTCGVRTLGDRKVSWIRRRDLHVLTTDSFTYTTDTRFRAVHAKSSPYWVLSVSSPSVSDSGVYECQVSAQPKIFKRFTLDVIEPEARILGSDAVYMRAGSDLNITCIISGATPKTASVTWYHVPTGLGISGGRSSVVEEVNSGGRGGVQLVTDRRAGTSWLLVTRATRGDAGNYTCAPARARHASVVVHVLEDETPAAMQPHRQATDAPPPAAPLGSSSSSSSSSAGAPSSVVSSTRALVLISLLRLFFKIIYFPRDCGWLCSCNPLP from the exons GCGTGACGCACACGCCGCCCACACCAACCGCCGCCCCCGACCGCTGCCGCAAGTGCCCCTACTTCCTGTCCACGCCCACGCACATCACCACGCCCGTGGGCGCCGCAGCCAACCTGACCTGCGGCGTGAGGACGTTAGGGGACCGCAAG GTGTCGTGGATCCGTCGCCGGGACCTGCACGTCCTGACCACCGACTCCTTCACGTACACCACGGACACCCGCTTCCGAGCCGTGCACGCCAAGTCCTCGCCCTACTGGGTCCTGAGCGTCTCCAGCCCCTCCGTCAGCGACTCCGGCGTGTACGAGTGCCAGGTGTCCGCGCAGCCCAAGATCTTCAAACGCTTCACTCTTGACGTGATAG AGCCAGAGGCCAGGATCCTGGGGTCAGATGCCGTGTATATGAGAGCTGGCAGTGACCTCAACATCACCTGCATCATCTCGGGAGCCACGCCCAAGACCGCCTCCGTCACCTGGTACCACGTCCCCACCGGCTTGg gcaTCAGCGgcgggaggagcagcgtggtggaggaggtcaaCTCCGGAGGTCGCGGGGGCGTCCAGCTGGTGACGGACCGGCGAGCGGGTACCAGCTGGCTCCTGGTGACCCGCGCCACCCGTGGCGACGCTGGTAACTACACGTGCGCCCCGGCACGTGCACGACACGCCTCCGTCGTCGTCCACGTCCTCGAGG ACGAGACCCCAGCAGCTATGCAGCCTCATCGTCAGGCAACGgacgcccctcctcctgctgctcctcttggttcgtcgtcgtcttcgtcgtcgtcgtcggcagGAGCCCCCAGCAGCGTCGTGTCGTCCACTCGGGCCCTCGTACTTATTTCTCTACTGAGACTATTTTTCAAGATAATATATTTCCCCAGAGACTGTGGTTGGCTGTGTTCCTGCAACCCTCTACCCTGA
- the LOC139760151 gene encoding uncharacterized protein isoform X1: MRASVSWYGCCILLMMAHDPGQAGVTHTPPTPTAAPDRCRKCPYFLSTPTHITTPVGAAANLTCGVRTLGDRKVSWIRRRDLHVLTTDSFTYTTDTRFRAVHAKSSPYWVLSVSSPSVSDSGVYECQVSAQPKIFKRFTLDVIEPEARILGSDAVYMRAGSDLNITCIISGATPKTASVTWYHVPTGLGISGGRSSVVEEVNSGGRGGVQLVTDRRAGTSWLLVTRATRGDAGNYTCAPARARHASVVVHVLEDETPAAMQPHRQATDAPPPAAPLGSSSSSSSSSAGAPSSVVSSTRALVLISLLRLFFKIIYFPRDCGWLCSCNPLP, translated from the exons CAGGCGTGACGCACACGCCGCCCACACCAACCGCCGCCCCCGACCGCTGCCGCAAGTGCCCCTACTTCCTGTCCACGCCCACGCACATCACCACGCCCGTGGGCGCCGCAGCCAACCTGACCTGCGGCGTGAGGACGTTAGGGGACCGCAAG GTGTCGTGGATCCGTCGCCGGGACCTGCACGTCCTGACCACCGACTCCTTCACGTACACCACGGACACCCGCTTCCGAGCCGTGCACGCCAAGTCCTCGCCCTACTGGGTCCTGAGCGTCTCCAGCCCCTCCGTCAGCGACTCCGGCGTGTACGAGTGCCAGGTGTCCGCGCAGCCCAAGATCTTCAAACGCTTCACTCTTGACGTGATAG AGCCAGAGGCCAGGATCCTGGGGTCAGATGCCGTGTATATGAGAGCTGGCAGTGACCTCAACATCACCTGCATCATCTCGGGAGCCACGCCCAAGACCGCCTCCGTCACCTGGTACCACGTCCCCACCGGCTTGg gcaTCAGCGgcgggaggagcagcgtggtggaggaggtcaaCTCCGGAGGTCGCGGGGGCGTCCAGCTGGTGACGGACCGGCGAGCGGGTACCAGCTGGCTCCTGGTGACCCGCGCCACCCGTGGCGACGCTGGTAACTACACGTGCGCCCCGGCACGTGCACGACACGCCTCCGTCGTCGTCCACGTCCTCGAGG ACGAGACCCCAGCAGCTATGCAGCCTCATCGTCAGGCAACGgacgcccctcctcctgctgctcctcttggttcgtcgtcgtcttcgtcgtcgtcgtcggcagGAGCCCCCAGCAGCGTCGTGTCGTCCACTCGGGCCCTCGTACTTATTTCTCTACTGAGACTATTTTTCAAGATAATATATTTCCCCAGAGACTGTGGTTGGCTGTGTTCCTGCAACCCTCTACCCTGA